A part of Dermacentor variabilis isolate Ectoservices chromosome 10, ASM5094787v1, whole genome shotgun sequence genomic DNA contains:
- the LOC142560943 gene encoding uncharacterized protein LOC142560943, with amino-acid sequence MGSQGAVVAANSGRGDRIDGMDTEGYEVVLPTLPSGRSVLNTLFLHADVRSRPYRVEHFRDTLARLGLLPEVVALGAYQMSHVWAVTFKSMEGMKKAFECGEMKVKGQRCLVIDPANQDVRLKLHWLLFNVADEDVRVALAPFGKVTEVSKEKWRVQGIQDKGSTTRLVRLKLHNGIKVDDLPHQLRVAGDMALLVAPGRAPLCLRCHSKGHIRRECRVPRCTHCRRFGHEESQCVKTYASVAGPVGGEDSAELVMDEADAEEAASEATPKLEELDAATSIPPDMPHDASVNKESRKLSDAAGDATGVVKVQDASKPSKSPEEPAVMEVSEGTSGASVSKRGHDATLDEHEALAARISEGPPPKAAIIRRSTLRPRPNIPPDRRAAETPPT; translated from the coding sequence ATGGGCTCCCAAGGAGCGGTGGTTGCGGCTAACAGCGGCCGCGGTGACAGGATCGACGGAATGGATACCGAGGGATACGAAGTGGTTTTGCCTACTCTGCCATCAGGTCGTAGTGTTTTGAATACTTTATTTTTGCACGCGGATGTCCGGTCGAGGCCTTACCGAGTCGAACATTTCCGGGACACGTTGGCGCGTCTTGGTTTGCTCCCTGAAGTGGTAGCGTTGGGGGCATACCAGATGAGCCACGTATGGGCTGTGACTTTCAAGAGCATGGAAGGGATGAAGAAAGCTTTCGAATGCGGCGAAATGAAGGTGAAGGGCCAACGTTGTTTGGTTATTGATCCGGCAAACCAGGACGTGCGTTTGAAGCTTCACTGgcttcttttcaatgtggccGACGAAGATGTGCGTGTAGCGCTTGCTCCGTTCGGAAAGGTGACCGAGGTCTCGAAGGAAAAGTGGAGAGTTCAAGGGATCCAAGACAAGGGGTCGACGACACGCCTGGTGCGCCTCAAGCTCCATAACGGCATTAAGGTTGATGACCTTCCACACCAGCTTCGCGTGGCCGGTGACATGGCCCTCCTAGTCGCGCCTGGAAGAGCGCCATTGTGCCTGCGGTGTCACAGTAAGGGCCATATCAGACGAGAATGCCGAGTTCCTCGCTGCACGCACTGCCGTCGTTTTGGACACGAAGAATCTCAGTGCGTGAAGACGTACGCAAGTGTTGCGGGGCCGGTTGGAGGAGAAGACTCTGCGGAACTCGTCATGGACGAGGCTGACGCTGAAGAAGCCGCAAGCGAAGCAACGCCGAAGCTCGAGGAACTTGATGCGGCAACGTCAATCCCGCCCGACATGCCCCACGACGCAAGTGTTAACAAGGAAAGCCGAAAGCtgagcgacgcagctggcgacgcCACCGGCGTCGTGAAAGTGCAGGATGCCTCAAAGCCGTCGAAGTCACCTGAGGAGCCAGCAGTCATGGAAGTAAGCGAGGGAACAAGCGGAGCCTCAGTCTCCAAGCGCGGCCACGACGCTACGCTGGACGAGCATGAGGCCCTGGCTGCAAGGATCTCGGAAGGACCGCCGCCAAAGGCTGCGATCATTCGGCGGTCAACGCTGAGGCCGCGTCCGAACATACCTCCGGACCGGAGGGCGGCGGAGACGCCGCCGACGTAG